One genomic window of Diospyros lotus cultivar Yz01 chromosome 8, ASM1463336v1, whole genome shotgun sequence includes the following:
- the LOC127808632 gene encoding agamous-like MADS-box protein AGL29, with translation MENNQPRGRRRIDTSRRRDTKEKLLVTFSKRRAGLYKKASELCTLCGVELGLVIFSSAGKPFAFAHPNFQAVVDRLRNPDIQRPIGGTGDPIEDARLKARIETLNQQLMQLRVQKEIEEERAKYLAELAAKRQTKLLTNTNIDELRPEDAQKLKVWLLDLKEKIRKHREKLVANAPHVENFPTTVGGTGDPGTGAFSGYGGLKDFSNLGELISYFLGTGASSSSYYLGEYGPSSSHGSGGGVGSSLGYP, from the coding sequence ATGGAGAACAACCAACCTAGAGGCCGACGAAGAATCGACACTTCCAGAAGGCGCGACACAAAGGAAAAACTTCTCGTCACCTTCTCGAAACGTCGAGCTGGCCTCTACAAGAAGGCCAGTGAGCTATGCACCCTTTGCGGCGTGGAGCTTGGCCTCGTCATCTTCTCGTCGGCTGGCAAGCCTTTCGCTTTCGCACACCCTAACTTTCAGGCAGTCGTTGATCGATTGCGTAACCCCGACATCCAACGACCCATTGGTGGAACTGGAGATCCTATCGAAGATGCTCGTCTTAAGGCGAGAATCGAGACACTTAACCAGCAATTGATGCAGCTTAGGGTTCAGAAAGAGATCGAGGAGGAAAGGGCAAAGTATTTAGCAGAACTAGCTGCAAAGCGTCAAACAAAGCTTCTGACTAACACAAACATTGACGAACTGAGACCCGAAGATGCTCAGAAGCTGAAAGTCTGGCTTCTAGATTTGAAGGAGAAGATCCGCAAGCACCGTGAGAAGTTAGTCGCCAATGCTCCCCATGTTGAGAATTTTCCAACTACAGTTGGCGGCACGGGTGATCCCGGCACTGGTGCTTTTTCAGGCTATGGGGGTCTTAAAGATTTTTCAAATCTTGGTGAAttgatatcatattttttgggtaCAGGCGCTTCATCATCAAGCTATTATCTGGGTGAATATGGTCCTTCATCAAGCCATGGTAGTGGTGGTGGTGTTGGGTCTTCATTGGGCTATCCTTGA